A window of the Rhodoferax sp. GW822-FHT02A01 genome harbors these coding sequences:
- a CDS encoding alpha-hydroxy acid oxidase has product MTVITTIEDLRVLAEKRVPRMFYDYADSGSWTESTYRANESDFQQIKLRQRVAVNMENRTTATKMVGVDAKMPVCIAPVGLCGMQSADGEIKAAKASEKFGIPFTLSTMSICSIEDIAQNTSSPFWFQLYMMRDREAMKKMIGRAKAARCSALVLTLDLQVIGQRHKDLKNGLTAPPRPTIANIINLMTKPRWCLGMAGTRRHTFGNLVGHVKEVTNMNSLASWTNEQFDPTLSWDDVKWVKEQWGGKLILKGIQDLEDAHLAVASGADAIVVSNHGGRQLDGAPSSISALPEIAQAVGDKTEVWMDGGIRSGQDVLKAWALGARGTMIGRAMVYGLGAMGEAGVLKALQIIHKELDITMAFCGHTNIQNVNTNILLPGTYDFK; this is encoded by the coding sequence ATGACCGTTATCACCACCATTGAAGACCTGCGCGTACTGGCAGAAAAGCGCGTGCCGCGCATGTTCTACGACTACGCAGACTCGGGCTCGTGGACCGAATCGACCTACCGCGCCAACGAGTCCGACTTCCAGCAAATCAAGCTGCGCCAGCGCGTGGCCGTGAACATGGAAAACCGCACTACCGCCACCAAGATGGTGGGCGTGGATGCCAAGATGCCCGTCTGCATCGCGCCCGTGGGCCTGTGCGGCATGCAGAGCGCCGACGGCGAAATCAAGGCGGCCAAGGCCTCCGAGAAGTTCGGCATTCCCTTCACCCTGTCCACCATGAGCATCTGCTCCATCGAAGACATTGCCCAGAACACGTCCAGCCCTTTCTGGTTCCAGCTCTACATGATGCGCGACCGCGAAGCCATGAAGAAGATGATTGGCCGCGCCAAGGCTGCGCGCTGCAGCGCACTGGTGCTCACGCTGGACCTGCAGGTGATTGGCCAGCGCCACAAGGACCTGAAGAACGGCCTGACCGCCCCACCCCGCCCCACCATTGCCAACATCATCAACCTGATGACCAAGCCGCGCTGGTGCTTAGGCATGGCCGGCACGCGCCGCCACACCTTTGGCAACCTGGTGGGGCATGTGAAGGAAGTGACCAACATGAACTCGCTGGCCTCCTGGACCAACGAGCAGTTCGACCCCACCCTGTCCTGGGACGATGTGAAGTGGGTCAAGGAGCAATGGGGCGGCAAGCTCATCCTCAAGGGCATCCAGGATCTGGAAGATGCGCATCTGGCAGTGGCCAGCGGCGCCGACGCCATTGTGGTGAGCAACCACGGTGGCCGCCAGCTCGACGGCGCGCCCAGCAGCATCTCGGCCCTGCCGGAAATTGCGCAGGCGGTGGGCGACAAGACCGAGGTCTGGATGGACGGTGGCATCCGCAGCGGGCAGGACGTGCTCAAGGCCTGGGCCTTGGGTGCGCGCGGCACCATGATTGGCCGTGCCATGGTTTACGGTCTGGGTGCCATGGGTGAAGCAGGCGTGCTCAAGGCACTGCAGATCATCCACAAGGAGCTGGACATCACCATGGCGTTCTGCGGCCACACCAACATCCAGAACGTGAATACCAACATCCTGTTGCCTGGGACTTACGACTTCAA
- the pbpC gene encoding penicillin-binding protein 1C, which translates to MAFVAWVLLTTATRAHALPTFDEVKQSYRPSDTLILDRHGEVLQRLRTDNTVRKGQWTALQDVSPALRTALVLSEDKRFYEHSGVDWKAVSAAAWANLWNNKTRGASTITMQLAGLLDDDLKRGTGGRSLVQKIGQTVSAQMLETRWRKDQVLEAYLNLVPFRGELVGLDALSQTLFGKAPHGLDYREAAVAAALVRAPNAKPAQVAQRACNVLQLIDTSAKSGDCEGMDIYAQAALQRRDFAASAGVAPHAAQVALRQLSGNSTGTPTRITTTLSAPLQRFAVQTLQRQLRELQARHVEDGAIVVLDNASGQVLAWVGSSGELSNAAEVDGVTALRQPGSTLKPFLYAQALAEQRITAASLLEDSGAQIQTSGGLYIPQNYDHHFKGWVSVRTALGASLNVPAVRTLVMVSPDAFHQQLKALGFALKETGDYYGYSLALGSAEVSLLQLTNAYRTLANGGRFGTTTLTASTTPPPSRNVLDARAAFIVGDILSDTNARARTFGTDSVLATRFWTAVKTGTSKDMRDNWAVGYSERYTVGVWVGNASGAPMWDVSGTTGAAPVWAAVMAYLHQTQPSHAPRAPAGVVQQAVRFAPATAATSATEAPRSEWFLQGTQQSLFAMRTSPEQGKATTGGRITAPTNGTIIALDPDIPSNRQRLTFNAEGQALRWRMDGKEFAQGSSVQWLPWPGRHVVQLVNARGDLLDSIRLEVRGAGVRGAAGKQINFSTPKADFKAIASAAP; encoded by the coding sequence ATAGCGTTCGTAGCATGGGTACTACTCACAACAGCAACCCGAGCCCACGCCCTCCCCACCTTCGACGAGGTGAAACAGTCCTACCGCCCCTCCGACACCCTGATCCTGGACCGCCACGGCGAAGTGCTGCAACGCCTGCGCACCGACAACACCGTGCGCAAAGGCCAGTGGACTGCGCTGCAGGACGTCTCCCCTGCCCTGCGCACCGCCCTGGTCCTGAGCGAAGACAAACGCTTCTACGAACACAGCGGCGTGGACTGGAAGGCCGTGTCGGCGGCCGCTTGGGCCAATTTGTGGAACAACAAAACGCGCGGCGCATCCACCATCACCATGCAACTGGCCGGCCTGCTCGACGACGACCTCAAGCGCGGTACGGGTGGGCGCAGCCTGGTGCAGAAGATCGGGCAGACCGTATCCGCCCAGATGCTGGAAACCCGCTGGCGCAAGGACCAGGTGCTGGAGGCCTACCTCAACCTCGTGCCGTTCCGCGGCGAACTCGTAGGCTTGGATGCGCTGAGCCAGACCCTGTTCGGCAAGGCGCCGCACGGCCTGGACTACCGCGAAGCAGCCGTGGCTGCGGCCCTGGTGCGTGCGCCCAATGCCAAGCCGGCCCAGGTGGCGCAGCGTGCCTGCAATGTGCTGCAGCTGATCGATACGTCCGCCAAGAGCGGCGACTGTGAAGGCATGGATATCTATGCCCAAGCTGCACTGCAACGGCGCGACTTTGCCGCCAGCGCGGGCGTGGCACCGCACGCGGCGCAAGTGGCCCTGCGCCAGCTCTCGGGCAATTCAACAGGCACGCCCACACGCATCACCACCACGCTGAGCGCCCCACTGCAGCGCTTTGCCGTGCAGACCTTGCAGCGCCAGTTGCGCGAGCTGCAGGCGCGCCATGTGGAAGACGGCGCCATCGTGGTGCTGGACAACGCCAGTGGCCAGGTGCTGGCCTGGGTCGGCTCCTCGGGCGAACTCAGCAATGCGGCAGAGGTAGACGGCGTGACCGCCCTGCGCCAGCCCGGATCTACCCTCAAACCCTTCCTGTACGCGCAGGCCCTGGCCGAGCAGCGCATCACCGCCGCCTCGCTGCTGGAGGATTCGGGGGCGCAGATCCAGACCTCGGGCGGGCTCTACATTCCGCAGAACTACGACCACCACTTCAAGGGCTGGGTCTCAGTGCGCACTGCGCTGGGTGCGTCGCTCAACGTGCCCGCCGTGCGCACGCTGGTGATGGTGTCGCCCGATGCGTTTCACCAGCAGCTCAAGGCATTGGGCTTTGCGCTCAAGGAAACCGGGGACTACTACGGCTACAGCCTGGCGCTGGGCAGTGCCGAAGTCTCGCTGCTGCAACTGACCAACGCCTACCGCACACTGGCCAATGGCGGGCGCTTCGGCACCACCACGCTCACTGCATCCACCACGCCACCGCCCTCGCGCAATGTGCTGGACGCGCGCGCCGCCTTCATCGTGGGCGACATCCTGTCCGACACTAATGCGCGTGCCCGCACCTTTGGCACCGACAGCGTGCTGGCCACACGCTTCTGGACGGCAGTCAAGACCGGCACCAGCAAGGACATGCGTGACAACTGGGCGGTGGGCTACTCAGAGCGCTACACCGTGGGCGTATGGGTGGGCAATGCCAGTGGCGCGCCGATGTGGGACGTAAGCGGTACCACGGGCGCTGCGCCGGTCTGGGCTGCGGTGATGGCCTATCTGCACCAGACGCAGCCCAGCCACGCGCCGCGCGCGCCTGCGGGTGTGGTGCAGCAGGCGGTGCGCTTTGCACCAGCCACGGCGGCAACGTCCGCCACAGAAGCGCCGCGCAGCGAGTGGTTCCTGCAAGGCACCCAGCAGAGCCTGTTTGCCATGCGCACGTCGCCCGAGCAAGGCAAGGCAACCACGGGCGGGCGCATCACCGCCCCCACCAACGGCACCATCATCGCGCTGGACCCCGACATTCCATCCAACCGGCAGCGGCTCACCTTCAATGCGGAGGGCCAGGCCCTGCGCTGGCGCATGGATGGCAAGGAATTTGCCCAAGGGTCATCGGTGCAGTGGCTGCCCTGGCCGGGGCGCCATGTGGTGCAACTGGTGAACGCCCGCGGAGACCTGTTGGACTCCATTCGGCTCGAAGTGCGGGGCGCCGGAGTGCGTGGCGCCGCTGGCAAGCAAATTAATTTCAGCACCCCAAAGGCGGATTTCAAGGCAATCGCCTCCGCCGCCCCGTAA